ATGTTGCGCTCTGCTTTGACCGATTTTTTTAAGCCGTCAACAGTTTTGATGAAGCCGCGTCAGGCCGCGCCCGTGGCCGTGTCAATCCAGCGCAAAAAAAATTCGTGGCCCTGGTGCACGGACAAGGACACGACGCACGGGACATCATGGGGATGCAGTTCCACGACCCGCGCCGTCAGGGCGTCCAGAAGCGTGGTCCTGGTCTTGGCGATGACCACGACTCCCATCTCGCTCTGAACGGTGTCTTCCCAACGATAAAACGACTCCATGCCGGGCAAGATATTAACACAGGCCGCCAGACGCTCCTCGACAAGAGTTCGGCCAATCCACCTGGCCATATCGAGGTCTGGAGCCGTGATGTACACCAGGACTCGTTCCATGAGTGCTCCCAAAAAACTTGAGATTGTAAAAAAAACCTGTCAGGCATGGCCAACAACAGGATCCGACCCCATGCCCACATCACTGCTTTTGACCAGAGCCGCCCAGATCCACGAACGTTTGGCGGCGCGCTACCCTCGTCCCAAGACCGCCCTGGACTGGGCCTCGCCCTGGGAACTTCTGGTGGCCACGATTCTATCGGCCCAATGCACCGACGCCCGGGTCAACATGGTCACGCCCCAGGTGTTCGCGACATGGAACACCGTGGGTGACATGGCCGGAGCCAACCAGGCCGAGCTCGAAAAAACCATCCATTCCACCGGATTCTACCGCAACAAGGCCAAAAACCTTATCGGCGCGGCCCAAAAAATCGTGACGGACTATTCCGGCCAGGTACCACGGACCATGGAAGAAATCCTCACCCTTCCGGGAGTGGCGCGCAAGACGGCCAATGTGGTCCTGTCCAACGCCTTTGGTGTGCAGGCGGGCATTGCCGTGGACACGCACGTCAAGCGGATCAGCTTTCGCCTGGGATTGACCAGCCACACCAACCCGGACAAGGTCGAACAAGACCTTTTGCCCCTCTTTCCCCGCCCACACTGGGGGGACGTGAACCACTATCTGGTTCTCTTCGGGCGCGAGGTCTGCGCGGCCCGCAAGCCGGCCTGTTCGACCTGCGAACTCGGCGACCTCTGCCCGCGCCACGGGCTCACATCAACCTTCTGACGGAACCATGCATATCGGAACATTCACCCTGCACGGCCGGGACGGCCAAGCCCGGGCCGGCGAACTGCACACGGCCCACGGCGTCATCCCCACGCCCATCTTCATGCCCGTGGGCACCCAGGGCACGGTCAAGGCCCTCTGCCCCGAGGATCTGACGGCCCTGGGGGCGCGCATCATTCTCGGCAACACGTATCATCTGTACCTGCGTCCAGGCGACGAAATGCTCGCCCGTCGCGGCGGCCTGCACCGCTTCATGGGCTGGGACCGTCCCATCCTGACCGACTCCGGCGGCTTTCAGGTCTTCAGTCTGTCCGGCCTGCGCAAGCTCGGCGAGGACGGCGTGGTCTTTTCCTCGCACATCGACGGCTCCAAGCATCTCTTCACACCGGAAAAGGTTGTCTCCATCCAGAACAACATCGGCTCGGACATCATGATGGTCCTGGACGAATGCGTGCCCTACGGCGCGGACTACCAGTACACCAAGCAATCCCTGGGTCTGACCACGCGCTGGGCGGCGCGCTGCCGCGCGGCCTATCCCCAGGGCAGCGGCGACCAGCTCATGTTCGGCATTGGCCAGGGCGGATTCTTCAAGGACCTGCGCGAGGAAAGCATCCGCCAGCTCCTGGACATCCCCTTTGACGGCTACGCCCTGGGGGGCCTCAGCGTCGGCGAATCCAAACAGGAGATGCTCGACATCCTCTACCACAGCGCCCCGCTGCTGCCGGCGGACAAGCCGCGCTACCTGATGGGCGTGGGCACGCCGCTGGACATTCTGCGCGGCATCGAGGCCGGCATCGACATGTTCGACTGCGTCCTGCCCTCGCGCAATGCCCGCAACGGCACGCTGTTCACCTCGCAAGGCAAGGTCAACATCAAGCGCGCCGAATACACCGAGGACGATTCCCCGCTCGATCCGGAATGCGACTGCTATACCTGCAGGACCTTTTCCAAGGCCTATCTGCGCCACCTCTACCAGGCCAAGGAACTTTTGTCGTACCGCCTGAACACCATCCACAATCTGGCGTTCTTCCTGCGCGTGGTCACCGGCGCGCGCGAAGCCATTCTGGAAGGGACATACCAAGCGTACAAGGCCCGTTTCGAAGCCGTTTACGACCAATAGGAGGAACCATGCTCAAGGATCTTGTCCGCGCCAGCCGTAGCTACCGGCGCTTCGACCAAAGCACGCCCATCCCCATGCACGATCTGGTGGACCTGGTCGACTTGGCCCGCCTCTGCCCCTCGGCCGCCAACAAACAGCCCCTGCGTTTCATCCTCTGCGCCAACCCCGAGGACAATGCCCGCATTTTCGAGTGCCTGAAATGGGCCGGCTATATCCCGGACTGGGGCGGACCCAAGGACGGCGAGCGCCCCGGCGCCTATATCGTTATCGTCAACACGGCCAAGTCCTGGGAGTTCGCCAAGCATGACCAGGGCATCATGGCCCAGACCATGATGCTCGGCGCGGTCGAAAAGGGCTTGGGCGGGTGCATGCTCGGCGCCGTGGACCGGGACAAACTCGGGCCCATCCTGGGCCTTGAAGACGGACAGGAAATCTGCCTGGTC
This is a stretch of genomic DNA from Deltaproteobacteria bacterium. It encodes these proteins:
- a CDS encoding divalent-cation tolerance protein CutA, which translates into the protein MERVLVYITAPDLDMARWIGRTLVEERLAACVNILPGMESFYRWEDTVQSEMGVVVIAKTRTTLLDALTARVVELHPHDVPCVVSLSVHQGHEFFLRWIDTATGAA
- the nth gene encoding endonuclease III codes for the protein MPTSLLLTRAAQIHERLAARYPRPKTALDWASPWELLVATILSAQCTDARVNMVTPQVFATWNTVGDMAGANQAELEKTIHSTGFYRNKAKNLIGAAQKIVTDYSGQVPRTMEEILTLPGVARKTANVVLSNAFGVQAGIAVDTHVKRISFRLGLTSHTNPDKVEQDLLPLFPRPHWGDVNHYLVLFGREVCAARKPACSTCELGDLCPRHGLTSTF
- a CDS encoding tRNA guanosine(34) transglycosylase Tgt encodes the protein MHIGTFTLHGRDGQARAGELHTAHGVIPTPIFMPVGTQGTVKALCPEDLTALGARIILGNTYHLYLRPGDEMLARRGGLHRFMGWDRPILTDSGGFQVFSLSGLRKLGEDGVVFSSHIDGSKHLFTPEKVVSIQNNIGSDIMMVLDECVPYGADYQYTKQSLGLTTRWAARCRAAYPQGSGDQLMFGIGQGGFFKDLREESIRQLLDIPFDGYALGGLSVGESKQEMLDILYHSAPLLPADKPRYLMGVGTPLDILRGIEAGIDMFDCVLPSRNARNGTLFTSQGKVNIKRAEYTEDDSPLDPECDCYTCRTFSKAYLRHLYQAKELLSYRLNTIHNLAFFLRVVTGAREAILEGTYQAYKARFEAVYDQ
- a CDS encoding nitroreductase → MLKDLVRASRSYRRFDQSTPIPMHDLVDLVDLARLCPSAANKQPLRFILCANPEDNARIFECLKWAGYIPDWGGPKDGERPGAYIVIVNTAKSWEFAKHDQGIMAQTMMLGAVEKGLGGCMLGAVDRDKLGPILGLEDGQEICLVLALGKPVEDVRIIELPEDGSIKYYRDEAGVHYVPKRGLDELILKKLG